The following proteins are encoded in a genomic region of Micromonospora olivasterospora:
- a CDS encoding alpha-1,6-glucosidase domain-containing protein, with translation MPRTAMLASVSTLALALALVGAPVAVRNPGSDITDRSAGTDPLAVAGAAQWRSEPSAAALLAAGTKAGRAEQFYFVLPDRFANGDPRNDAGGLAGDRLSTGLDPKDKGFYHGGDLKGVMDRLDYVQGLGTTAIWLAPVFKNRPVQGSGADVSAGYHGYWITDFTQVDPHFGTNADLKKLVRQAHQRGIKVYLDVIVNHTADVIRYAENTYTYVDKKTSPYTDAQGRPFEDRNYADGNRDFPEVDAEPFPYTPTFATPADAKAKVPAWLNDPTMYHNRGDSTFAGENSEYGDFFGLDDLWTERPEVVRGMTKIYGDWIADTGVDGFRLDTVEHANLEFWPQFSQGIARAAEKAGNSGDWFNQIRWDCAQGNGFGAGLPPAADNQDKWPYAKPLLADPKLVPDCAAIDLAGARYAEMLRIRRSSPVFGLTTAEQVQQRVAFPLSGAAETPGVLTMTVDARGLDGKWKSLTVVFNATPQAATQQVPGLRGADVALHPVLRDSADPVLRTASFDRASGTFTVPGRSVAVFVQS, from the coding sequence ATGCCCCGCACAGCGATGCTCGCCTCGGTCTCCACCCTCGCCCTCGCCCTCGCCCTCGTCGGCGCCCCCGTCGCCGTGCGTAACCCCGGTAGCGACATCACCGACCGCTCCGCCGGCACCGACCCCCTCGCCGTCGCCGGCGCGGCGCAGTGGCGCTCCGAGCCCTCCGCCGCGGCCCTGCTCGCCGCCGGCACGAAGGCCGGCCGCGCCGAGCAGTTCTACTTCGTCCTGCCCGACCGGTTCGCCAACGGCGATCCGCGCAACGACGCCGGAGGGCTGGCGGGCGACCGGCTCAGCACCGGCCTCGATCCGAAGGACAAGGGCTTCTACCACGGCGGCGACCTCAAGGGGGTGATGGACCGGCTCGACTACGTCCAGGGCCTCGGCACCACCGCCATCTGGCTCGCCCCGGTCTTCAAGAACCGCCCCGTGCAGGGCAGCGGCGCGGACGTCTCGGCCGGCTACCACGGGTACTGGATCACCGACTTCACCCAGGTCGACCCGCACTTCGGCACGAACGCGGACCTGAAGAAGCTGGTCCGGCAGGCCCACCAGCGGGGCATCAAGGTCTACCTCGACGTCATCGTCAACCACACCGCCGACGTGATCAGGTACGCCGAGAACACGTACACCTACGTGGACAAGAAGACCTCCCCGTACACCGACGCGCAGGGGCGCCCCTTCGAGGACCGCAACTACGCCGACGGCAACCGGGACTTCCCCGAGGTCGACGCCGAGCCCTTCCCGTACACCCCGACCTTCGCCACCCCCGCAGATGCGAAGGCCAAGGTCCCGGCGTGGCTCAACGACCCCACCATGTACCACAACCGGGGCGACTCGACCTTTGCCGGCGAGAACAGCGAGTACGGCGACTTCTTCGGCCTGGACGACCTGTGGACCGAGCGCCCCGAGGTGGTGCGCGGGATGACGAAGATCTACGGCGACTGGATCGCCGACACGGGCGTCGACGGCTTCCGGCTGGACACCGTCGAGCACGCCAACCTGGAGTTCTGGCCGCAGTTCAGCCAGGGCATCGCCCGCGCCGCCGAGAAGGCCGGCAACTCGGGAGACTGGTTCAACCAGATCCGCTGGGACTGCGCCCAGGGCAACGGGTTCGGCGCCGGCCTGCCGCCCGCGGCGGACAACCAGGACAAGTGGCCGTACGCGAAGCCGCTGCTGGCCGACCCGAAGCTGGTGCCGGACTGCGCGGCGATCGACCTGGCCGGCGCCCGGTACGCGGAGATGCTGCGGATCCGCCGTTCCTCGCCGGTGTTCGGGCTGACCACCGCCGAGCAGGTGCAGCAGCGGGTCGCCTTCCCGCTCTCCGGCGCCGCCGAGACCCCGGGCGTGCTCACCATGACCGTCGACGCCCGTGGGCTCGACGGGAAGTGGAAGTCCCTGACGGTCGTCTTCAACGCCACCCCCCAGGCGGCGACGCAGCAGGTCCCCGGGCTGCGGGGGGCGGACGTGGCGCTGCACCCGGTGCTGCGCGACTCGGCCGACCCGGTGCTGCGGACCGCGTCGTTCGACCGGGCGAGCGGCACGTTCACCGTGCCGGGGCGCAGCGTGGCGGTCTTCGTCCAGAGCTGA
- a CDS encoding cellulose binding domain-containing protein, protein MSGSRRTRRTPDASAAVASSPWIVVSVGVVVMVVLLVVALGAYRGRAPAGLVLPEPEATMPLPTPSVRRAAAEPPAPVAPRLTPRATPSPSATRPAGRSPSPSAPGGPASVSAPPVESALVSPPPVTGTYRVVEEFNRSFVGEVLLRNASGTDQEWTVRLTVPDARLVASWVEGAPQGQVSRSGDTWTFTGGAGLAPGGTVPLRFQYDRTRANRPTSCTVGDAACAGLD, encoded by the coding sequence ATGTCCGGCAGCCGTCGCACGCGACGCACCCCCGACGCCAGTGCCGCCGTCGCCTCCTCGCCCTGGATCGTGGTGTCGGTGGGCGTGGTCGTGATGGTGGTGCTCCTGGTCGTCGCGCTCGGGGCGTACCGGGGGCGGGCGCCCGCCGGGCTGGTGCTGCCCGAGCCGGAGGCGACCATGCCGCTGCCGACGCCGTCGGTGCGCCGAGCTGCGGCGGAGCCGCCCGCACCGGTGGCGCCCCGGCTCACTCCGCGCGCCACACCCTCGCCGAGCGCCACTCGGCCCGCCGGCCGTAGCCCGAGCCCGTCTGCCCCCGGCGGGCCGGCGTCGGTGTCCGCGCCGCCGGTGGAGTCGGCGCTGGTTTCGCCGCCCCCGGTCACCGGCACGTACCGGGTGGTCGAGGAGTTCAACCGCTCCTTCGTCGGTGAGGTGCTGCTGCGCAACGCCTCGGGCACGGATCAGGAGTGGACGGTCCGGCTGACCGTCCCCGACGCTCGCCTGGTGGCGTCCTGGGTCGAGGGTGCCCCGCAGGGCCAGGTCAGCCGCTCGGGCGACACCTGGACGTTCACCGGCGGGGCCGGCCTCGCGCCGGGCGGCACGGTTCCGCTGCGGTTCCAGTACGACCGCACCCGCGCCAACCGGCCGACGAGCTGCACGGTCGGCGACGCCGCCTGCGCCGGCCTCGACTGA
- a CDS encoding ArsC/Spx/MgsR family protein has protein sequence MEIWHNPSCSKCAGARASLDEARVPYRLRAYLEQPPNAAELTEVLRRLDARAWDICRTGEPSAVAQGMADWPRDDASESRWIEAMVAHPELIQRPILLLDDGGALVGRTPEVLDEAVRRTTG, from the coding sequence ATGGAGATCTGGCACAACCCGTCCTGCTCGAAGTGTGCCGGCGCCCGTGCGAGCCTCGACGAGGCGCGGGTGCCGTACCGGCTGCGGGCGTACCTGGAGCAGCCGCCGAACGCGGCGGAGCTGACCGAGGTGCTGCGCCGGCTGGACGCCCGCGCCTGGGACATCTGCCGGACGGGGGAACCGTCGGCGGTCGCCCAGGGCATGGCCGACTGGCCCCGGGACGACGCCAGCGAGTCGCGGTGGATCGAGGCGATGGTGGCCCATCCCGAGCTGATCCAGCGGCCGATCCTGCTGCTCGACGACGGGGGCGCGCTGGTCGGGCGTACCCCGGAGGTGCTGGACGAGGCGGTCCGCCGGACGACCGGGTGA
- a CDS encoding C39 family peptidase, with the protein MRTDLIRKTALTVAGIAATAGGIAGPAIAAHAAPAHKPTQATHTQADRKPAGERELDVRYQAQPNFYYCGPAATRNALSVQGKNIDVDAMAKEMGTTENGTNSINDITPVLNKETGGNVYKSVEIRDTKATDTQTDTLRADIVRTIDNGKAVVANIAGTTTDTDGTTHSFEGGHYISIVGYHDNGHTVTIADSANPDQASYHLTVDNLADWIATRGYSTTS; encoded by the coding sequence ATGCGTACCGACCTGATCCGCAAGACCGCCCTGACCGTTGCCGGCATCGCCGCCACCGCCGGCGGCATCGCCGGACCCGCCATCGCCGCCCACGCCGCACCCGCCCACAAGCCCACCCAGGCCACCCACACCCAGGCCGACCGCAAACCCGCGGGCGAGCGGGAACTCGACGTCCGCTACCAGGCCCAGCCCAACTTCTACTACTGCGGCCCCGCCGCCACCCGCAACGCCCTGTCCGTCCAGGGCAAGAACATCGACGTCGACGCCATGGCCAAGGAAATGGGCACCACCGAGAACGGCACCAACAGCATCAACGACATCACCCCCGTCCTGAACAAGGAAACCGGCGGCAACGTCTACAAATCCGTCGAGATCCGCGACACCAAGGCCACCGACACGCAGACCGACACCCTCCGCGCCGACATCGTCCGCACCATCGACAACGGCAAGGCCGTCGTCGCCAACATCGCCGGCACCACCACCGACACCGACGGCACCACCCACTCCTTCGAAGGCGGCCACTACATCAGCATCGTCGGCTACCACGACAACGGCCACACCGTCACCATCGCCGACTCCGCCAACCCCGACCAAGCCTCCTACCACCTCACCGTCGACAACCTCGCCGACTGGATCGCCACCCGCGGCTACAGCACCACCTCCTGA
- a CDS encoding DedA family protein, with protein sequence MVDVQHWLSALPPLVIYLIVAGVIGVESMGIPLPGEIVLVSTALLAATGVIEPEWVAGAAAFGAIVGDSFGYAIGRRGGRPLLERLGRRFPRHLGPAHLARAEQSFARHGVWAVFFGRFVALLRILAGPLAGALRVPYRRFLLANAAGGLVWAFGTTYLLFSVGRAAEHWLKDISWAGLALAVLAGLGSTWWLRRRARRMSEATAVPAGAEPLRAGTD encoded by the coding sequence GTGGTCGACGTTCAGCACTGGCTCTCCGCGTTGCCCCCGCTCGTGATCTACCTGATCGTCGCCGGGGTGATCGGTGTGGAGAGCATGGGCATCCCGCTGCCCGGCGAGATCGTGCTGGTCAGCACCGCCCTGCTCGCCGCCACCGGGGTGATCGAGCCGGAGTGGGTCGCGGGAGCGGCCGCGTTCGGCGCCATCGTCGGCGACTCGTTCGGCTACGCGATCGGCCGCCGCGGTGGCCGACCGCTGCTGGAACGGCTCGGCCGGCGGTTCCCCAGGCACCTCGGCCCCGCCCACCTCGCCCGGGCCGAGCAGAGCTTCGCCCGCCACGGGGTCTGGGCCGTGTTCTTCGGCCGGTTCGTGGCGCTGCTGCGGATCCTCGCCGGGCCACTGGCCGGGGCGCTGCGCGTGCCGTACCGCCGGTTCCTGCTGGCGAACGCGGCCGGCGGGCTGGTCTGGGCGTTCGGCACCACCTACCTGCTGTTCAGCGTCGGCCGGGCAGCCGAACACTGGCTCAAGGACATCTCCTGGGCCGGACTCGCCCTCGCGGTGCTCGCCGGCCTCGGCAGCACCTGGTGGCTGCGCCGCCGGGCCCGCCGGATGTCGGAGGCGACGGCGGTGCCGGCCGGCGCCGAGCCGCTCCGCGCCGGCACCGACTGA
- a CDS encoding glyoxalase: MIQHVLLACPRGSEAASRAFYAGLLGRVEKPKPPALAARGGCWFTGYGAELHLGVEAELHLGVGAELHLGVEAAFRPGRKAHVALLRPDLDDLAARLAPIHWGAEEELPGLRRFHTEDAHRNRLEFLAPA; encoded by the coding sequence ATGATCCAGCACGTCCTGCTCGCCTGCCCACGCGGCTCCGAGGCCGCGTCCCGGGCGTTCTACGCCGGCCTGCTCGGGAGGGTCGAGAAGCCCAAGCCCCCGGCCCTCGCGGCCCGCGGTGGGTGCTGGTTCACCGGGTACGGGGCGGAGTTGCACCTCGGCGTCGAGGCAGAGTTGCACCTCGGCGTCGGGGCGGAGTTGCACCTCGGCGTCGAGGCGGCGTTCAGGCCCGGCCGGAAGGCTCACGTCGCCCTGCTCCGGCCCGACCTCGACGACCTCGCGGCCCGCCTGGCCCCCATCCACTGGGGCGCCGAGGAGGAACTGCCGGGCCTGCGTCGCTTCCACACCGAGGACGCCCACCGCAACCGCCTGGAGTTCCTCGCCCCGGCCTGA
- a CDS encoding aconitate hydratase, whose protein sequence is MKEYDVASLDTFGAKTQLRVGDASYEIFKISKVEGHDRLPYSLKILLENLLRTEDGANITADHIRQLGAWDPTADPSVEIQFTPARVLMQDFTGVPCVVDLATMREAVRDLGGDATKVNPLAPAELVIDHSVIADLFGREDAFQRNVELEYGRNKERYQFLRWGQTAFNEFKVVPPGTGIVHQVNIEYLARTVMERGGQAYPDTVVGTDSHTTMVNGLGVLGWGVGGIEAEAAMLGQPVSMLIPRVVGFKLSGEMPAGTTATDLVLTITEMLRKHGVVGKFVEFYGPGVSAVPLANRATIGNMSPEYGSTVAIFPIDAETVRYLELTGRDPKQVALVEAYAKEQGLWHDPDAEPEYSERLELDLGTIEPSLAGPKRPQDRVPLGNAKTLFRSALTDYVADAQTGSGADARGGVRTSPPYGVAGRADEASAESFPASDSPATGTVPDPADEPRELVNGAIGSGGRASNPIRVTGADGTEFELDHGAVVIAAITSCTNTSNPQVMIGAALLARNAVEKGLTRKPWVKTTLAPGSKVVMDYYDRAGLTPYLEKLGFNLVGYGCTTCIGNSGPLPEEVSAAVNEADLAVVSVLSGNRNFEGRINPDVKMNYLASPPLVVAYALAGTMDIDLANEPIGEDREGNPVFLRDIWPNSAEIQDVIASAIGATGFAAAYEDVFAGDERWQSLPTPTGDTFSWDGESTYVRKPPYFEGMEHEPKAVTDITGARVLAKLGDSVTTDHISPAGSIKADSPAGEYLAAHGVPRHEFNSYGSRRGNHEVMIRGTFANIRLRNQLVPGVEGGFTVNHLTGESTTIYDASMAYQEAGVPLVILAGKEYGSGSSRDWAAKGTMLLGVKAVIAESYERIHRSNLIGMGVLPLQFPVDTTAESLGLTGTETFSITGVTALNDGATPRTVKVTTDTGVEFDAVVRIDTPGEADYYRHGGILQYVLRRMIAG, encoded by the coding sequence GTGAAGGAGTACGACGTGGCGAGCCTCGACACCTTCGGTGCGAAGACCCAGCTACGCGTCGGAGACGCGAGCTACGAGATTTTCAAGATCAGCAAGGTGGAGGGGCACGACCGGCTGCCCTACAGCCTGAAGATCCTGCTGGAGAACCTGCTGCGGACGGAGGACGGCGCGAACATCACCGCCGACCACATCCGGCAGCTCGGCGCCTGGGACCCGACCGCCGACCCGAGCGTCGAGATCCAGTTCACCCCGGCGCGGGTGCTGATGCAGGACTTCACCGGCGTACCGTGCGTGGTCGACCTGGCCACCATGCGCGAGGCCGTCCGCGACCTCGGCGGCGACGCCACCAAGGTCAACCCGCTGGCTCCGGCCGAGCTGGTCATCGACCACTCGGTCATCGCCGACCTGTTCGGCCGTGAGGACGCCTTCCAGCGCAACGTCGAGCTGGAGTACGGACGCAACAAGGAGCGCTACCAGTTCCTGCGCTGGGGCCAGACCGCGTTCAACGAGTTCAAGGTCGTGCCGCCGGGCACCGGCATCGTGCACCAGGTCAACATCGAGTACCTGGCCCGTACGGTCATGGAGCGGGGCGGCCAGGCGTACCCGGACACCGTGGTGGGCACCGACTCGCACACCACCATGGTCAACGGCCTGGGCGTGCTGGGCTGGGGCGTCGGCGGCATCGAGGCCGAGGCCGCCATGCTCGGCCAGCCGGTCAGCATGCTGATCCCGCGGGTCGTCGGTTTCAAGCTCTCCGGCGAGATGCCGGCCGGCACCACCGCCACCGACCTCGTGCTCACCATCACCGAGATGCTGCGCAAGCACGGGGTGGTCGGCAAGTTCGTCGAGTTCTACGGCCCGGGCGTGAGCGCGGTGCCGCTGGCCAACCGGGCCACCATCGGCAACATGTCCCCCGAGTACGGCTCCACCGTGGCGATCTTCCCGATCGACGCCGAGACCGTGCGCTACCTGGAGCTGACCGGCCGCGACCCGAAGCAGGTCGCGCTCGTCGAGGCGTACGCCAAGGAGCAGGGCCTCTGGCACGACCCGGACGCCGAGCCGGAGTACTCGGAGCGGCTGGAGCTGGACCTCGGCACCATCGAGCCGTCCCTGGCCGGCCCGAAGCGCCCGCAGGACCGGGTGCCGCTGGGCAACGCGAAGACGCTGTTCCGCTCCGCGCTGACGGACTACGTGGCCGACGCCCAGACCGGCAGCGGCGCCGACGCCCGCGGCGGCGTGCGCACCAGCCCGCCGTACGGCGTGGCGGGCCGCGCCGACGAGGCGAGCGCCGAGTCCTTCCCGGCCAGCGACTCCCCCGCCACCGGCACCGTCCCCGACCCGGCCGACGAGCCGCGGGAGCTGGTCAACGGCGCGATCGGCTCCGGCGGGCGGGCCAGCAACCCGATCCGGGTCACCGGCGCCGACGGCACCGAGTTCGAGCTGGACCACGGCGCCGTGGTGATCGCCGCGATCACCTCCTGCACCAACACCTCCAACCCGCAGGTCATGATCGGTGCGGCCCTGCTGGCCCGCAACGCGGTGGAGAAGGGCCTGACCCGCAAGCCGTGGGTCAAGACCACCCTCGCGCCCGGCTCCAAGGTCGTCATGGACTACTACGACCGGGCCGGCCTCACCCCGTACCTGGAGAAGCTCGGCTTCAACCTGGTCGGCTACGGCTGCACCACCTGCATCGGCAACTCCGGCCCGCTGCCGGAGGAGGTCTCCGCCGCCGTCAACGAGGCCGACCTCGCCGTCGTCTCGGTGCTGTCCGGCAACCGCAACTTCGAGGGCCGGATCAACCCGGACGTCAAGATGAACTACCTGGCGTCCCCGCCGCTGGTGGTGGCGTACGCGCTGGCCGGCACGATGGACATCGACCTGGCCAACGAGCCGATCGGCGAGGACCGCGAGGGCAACCCGGTCTTCCTGCGCGACATCTGGCCGAACAGCGCCGAGATCCAGGACGTCATCGCCTCGGCGATCGGCGCCACCGGGTTCGCCGCGGCGTACGAGGACGTGTTCGCCGGCGACGAGCGGTGGCAGTCCCTGCCCACGCCGACCGGCGACACCTTCTCCTGGGACGGCGAGTCCACCTACGTCCGTAAGCCCCCGTACTTCGAGGGCATGGAGCACGAGCCGAAGGCGGTCACCGACATCACCGGCGCTCGGGTGCTGGCCAAGCTGGGCGACTCCGTGACCACCGACCACATCTCCCCCGCCGGGTCGATCAAGGCCGACTCCCCCGCCGGCGAGTACCTCGCCGCGCACGGCGTGCCGCGCCACGAGTTCAACTCGTACGGCTCGCGCCGAGGCAACCACGAGGTGATGATCCGGGGCACGTTCGCCAACATCCGGCTGCGCAACCAGCTCGTTCCCGGGGTCGAGGGCGGCTTCACGGTCAACCACCTGACCGGCGAGTCGACCACGATCTACGACGCCTCGATGGCGTACCAGGAGGCGGGCGTCCCGCTGGTAATCCTGGCCGGCAAGGAGTACGGCTCCGGCTCGTCGCGCGACTGGGCGGCCAAGGGCACGATGCTGCTCGGCGTCAAGGCGGTCATCGCCGAGTCGTACGAGCGCATCCACCGGTCGAACCTGATCGGCATGGGCGTCCTGCCGCTGCAGTTCCCCGTCGACACCACCGCCGAGTCGCTCGGTCTCACCGGTACCGAGACGTTCTCGATCACCGGCGTGACCGCGCTCAACGACGGTGCGACCCCGCGTACGGTCAAGGTCACCACCGACACGGGCGTCGAGTTCGACGCGGTGGTCCGGATCGACACTCCGGGTGAGGCGGACTACTACCGCCACGGCGGCATCCTGCAGTACGTGCTGCGCCGCATGATCGCCGGCTGA
- a CDS encoding GTP-binding protein: MDYGHSERPAGAAPLPTAIKILIAGGFGVGKTTMVGAVSETRPLRTEEVLTESGVGIDDLSGVERKATTTVAMDFGRITISDDLVLYLFGTPGQDRFWFVWDELALGALGAVVLADTRRLADCFPSIDYFEGRGTPFVVAVNCFEGARRYRLDEVQAALNLDPGVPVLLCDARQRESSKEVLITLMEHAMKTREARRRAANGGK; encoded by the coding sequence ATGGACTACGGGCACTCTGAGCGGCCGGCCGGCGCCGCGCCGCTGCCCACCGCGATCAAGATCCTCATCGCGGGCGGGTTCGGCGTCGGCAAGACCACCATGGTCGGCGCGGTGAGCGAGACACGCCCGCTGCGCACCGAGGAGGTGCTGACCGAGTCCGGGGTCGGGATCGACGACCTGTCCGGCGTGGAGCGCAAGGCCACCACCACCGTGGCGATGGACTTCGGCCGGATCACCATCAGCGACGACCTGGTGCTCTACCTGTTCGGCACGCCGGGGCAGGACCGGTTCTGGTTCGTCTGGGACGAACTGGCGCTCGGCGCGCTCGGCGCCGTGGTGCTCGCCGACACCCGGCGGCTGGCCGACTGCTTCCCCTCGATCGACTACTTCGAGGGGCGCGGGACCCCGTTCGTGGTCGCCGTGAACTGCTTCGAGGGCGCCCGCCGCTACCGGCTGGACGAGGTGCAGGCGGCCCTCAACCTGGACCCGGGGGTCCCGGTGCTGCTCTGCGACGCCCGGCAGCGGGAGTCGAGCAAGGAGGTGCTGATCACCCTGATGGAGCACGCCATGAAGACCCGCGAGGCCCGCCGCCGCGCCGCCAACGGCGGAAAGTAG
- a CDS encoding DUF742 domain-containing protein: MTVAGEPTEEQWVDDHAGPVVRPYAVTRGRARPVTGTFDLISLVTATRAEVSPEVGLGPEHLAIVALCQRVQSVAEVAAHLDLPVGTVRVLLGDLAARDLVQVREPRATAGLPDDSVFEAVINGLRAL; the protein is encoded by the coding sequence ATGACCGTCGCAGGGGAGCCCACGGAGGAGCAGTGGGTTGACGACCACGCCGGGCCGGTCGTCCGCCCGTACGCCGTGACGCGCGGCCGGGCCCGGCCCGTCACCGGCACGTTCGATCTGATCTCCCTGGTGACGGCCACCCGCGCGGAGGTGTCACCGGAGGTCGGGCTGGGGCCCGAGCACCTGGCCATCGTCGCGCTGTGCCAGCGGGTCCAGTCCGTCGCCGAGGTCGCCGCGCACCTGGACCTGCCGGTGGGCACCGTCCGGGTCCTGCTCGGCGACCTGGCCGCGCGCGATCTGGTGCAGGTACGCGAGCCGCGGGCGACCGCTGGCCTTCCCGACGACAGCGTTTTCGAGGCGGTTATCAATGGACTACGGGCACTCTGA
- a CDS encoding roadblock/LC7 domain-containing protein — protein MAQKTASSADLTWLLDDLVGRVKQAEHAVALSTDGLLMASSQGLSRDDGEHLAAMAAGIQSLARGAGKRFGGGQVQQTIIEMQSSFLFVTAAGRNACLAVLASEDADVGLIAYEMAMLVTRVGKYVASPNRVPEQPAGE, from the coding sequence GTGGCGCAGAAGACGGCTTCGAGTGCCGACCTGACATGGTTGCTGGATGATCTGGTCGGCCGGGTGAAGCAGGCCGAACACGCTGTCGCGCTCTCCACCGACGGCTTGCTGATGGCGTCGTCGCAGGGGCTGAGCCGGGACGACGGCGAGCACCTCGCGGCGATGGCCGCCGGGATCCAGAGCCTGGCCCGGGGTGCGGGCAAGCGGTTCGGTGGCGGGCAGGTACAGCAGACGATCATCGAGATGCAGTCGTCGTTCCTGTTCGTCACGGCGGCCGGGCGCAACGCCTGTCTCGCCGTGCTGGCCTCGGAGGACGCCGACGTCGGCTTGATCGCGTACGAGATGGCCATGCTGGTGACCCGGGTGGGCAAGTACGTGGCCTCGCCGAACCGGGTTCCCGAGCAGCCGGCCGGCGAGTAG